The genomic window CCCCTTCACGGATGGCGAAGCGCAGGCCTTCTTCCATGGCGATCGGCTTGATCAGTTCCACCGTGAAGGTCACGTTGTCACCGGGCATCACCATTTCCACGCCTTCTTGCAGTTCCACCACGCCCGTCACGTCCGTCGTGCGGAAGTAGAACTGGGGGCGGTAGCCACCGAAGAACGCGCTGTGACGGCCCCCTTCGTCCTTGCTCAGCACGTACACGCTGGCTTCGAACTTGGTGTGGGGCTTGATGCTGCCGGGCTTGGCGAGCACCTGACCACGTTCCACGTCGTCGCGCGCGACGCCGCGCAGCAGCACGCCGACGTTGTCACCAGCCATCCCGGAGTCGAGCAGCTTGCGGTGCATTTCGATGCCGGTCACGGTGGTCTTGCGGGTGTCGGTCAGGCCGACGATTTCGACTTCGTCCTGGACCTTGACGGTGCCGCGTTCCACGCGGCCCGTGGCGACGGTGCCGCGACCGGTGATGGTGAACACGTCTTCGACAGGCATCAGGAAGGTCTTGTCGGTGTCGCGCTCGGGGGTGGGGATGTAGGAATCGACCGCGTCGAGCAGTTCCCAGATGTAGTCGACCCACTTGTCGGTGCCGCGGGCCATCTTGGGGTTGGACTGCAGGGCTTCGAGGGCGCGCAGAGCGCTGCCCTTGACGACGGGGAGGTCGTCGCCGGGGAACTCGTACTTGCTGAGGAGTTCGCGGACTTCCATTTCGACCAGTTCCAGCAGTTCTTCGTCGTCTACCATGTCGACCTTGTTCATGAAGACGACGATGTAGGGCACGCCGACCTGACGGGCGAGGAGGATGTGCTCGCGGGTCTGGGGCATGGGGCCGTCAGCGGAGCTGACGACGAGGATGGCGCCGTCCATCTGCGCCGCGCCGGTGATCATGTTCTTGACGTAGTCGGCGTGGCCGGGGCAGTCGACGTGCGAGTAGTGCCGGGTTTCGGTCTGGTACTCGACGTGGGCGGTGTTGATGGTGATGCCACGGGCCTTTTCTTCGGGGGCCTTGTCGATCTGGTCGTAGGCCAGGGTTTCGATGGTGGGGTCAGCCGAAGCGGCGGTGAAGGTGATGGCGGCGGTGAGGGTGGTCTTGCCGTGGTCGACGTGACCGATGGTGCCGATGTTCACGTGGGGCTTGGTGCGCTCGAACGTTCCTTTTGCCATGAGTCTTTCCTCCTGGGTTTTGCCCGCAAACGGGCAAGCCTGAACACTATATCAAAAGTGCGCGGGCTGGCGTAGGGCCATGCTCGGTCAAAATCGAAATGC from Deinococcus radiodurans R1 = ATCC 13939 = DSM 20539 includes these protein-coding regions:
- the tuf gene encoding elongation factor Tu: MAKGTFERTKPHVNIGTIGHVDHGKTTLTAAITFTAASADPTIETLAYDQIDKAPEEKARGITINTAHVEYQTETRHYSHVDCPGHADYVKNMITGAAQMDGAILVVSSADGPMPQTREHILLARQVGVPYIVVFMNKVDMVDDEELLELVEMEVRELLSKYEFPGDDLPVVKGSALRALEALQSNPKMARGTDKWVDYIWELLDAVDSYIPTPERDTDKTFLMPVEDVFTITGRGTVATGRVERGTVKVQDEVEIVGLTDTRKTTVTGIEMHRKLLDSGMAGDNVGVLLRGVARDDVERGQVLAKPGSIKPHTKFEASVYVLSKDEGGRHSAFFGGYRPQFYFRTTDVTGVVELQEGVEMVMPGDNVTFTVELIKPIAMEEGLRFAIREGGRTVGAGVVSKVLE